A single Bifidobacterium scardovii JCM 12489 = DSM 13734 DNA region contains:
- the glgX gene encoding glycogen debranching protein GlgX — protein sequence MKHAIPQRYAIPHRYATRPGLYFTDDGGADAVVRSETADQVWLCVYEPVDRPTAFFTDAVRIFEDSPSPFINEIHAHPVCTRIIESLYLRETLFRMEGPNYGLWYVHLPKAWDGMRYAYRVDGAWDPKKGIQFNPYKLLLDPYGKGIDGSMELDPAAFSYQCELDGNGRIVGSAFGAMSTIDALGKVPLSVAIDDRDETKHDADPSHPHVPWSKTVLYELHVRGFTANAPWLPEELRGTYAGLAHPVTLAYLQGLGVTSIELLPIQAKQSELFLQERGRTNYWGYSTLGYFSPEPSYATAAARSKGARAVREEVIDMVRALHEAGFEVIMDVVYNHTCEGGVEGPTVCWRGLDAISYYRHQKNNAGRFEDTTGCGNTFDFTNTHVVTFAVDSLRYWAKRIGIDGFRFDLAASLARLDGDFTKHHPFLYALRSDLLLGNLKLIMEPWDLGPQGWRTGGFGLPFSEWNDRFRDATRQFWVTDTQPGARSGFGMQEMATRLCGSADLFATDPGRGCVSSINYVACHDGFTLTDLTRYASKHNERNGENNMDGTNINHSANFGIEGRSDDPRINRRRELAAMNMLGTLMLSLGTPMMLAGDEFCNTQYGNNNAYAQDNDITWLNWDWLYQPKKTPEMRRLEIVSRLIAIRKSLDLYHHEEFFTRLTQLGLFKPSSRVQWYLPNGTTPMDHDWFDTSVRSFVMRLQSQAETGILIVINGVDEEKAYRLPSDCEWQCEWTSGVVNGVRPARGAHVERFDPLSHAEEDNWTSAVDDHSPIREVVMHVQNRLSVQPGPSDPIRYGDPGHGDPARGQQLSYSHGGDGGDADPHVSTIAASSPQHSPHDDNAILNIADALDDSENDGTDESKDAVPDPNLWAVPGLSISIMKQIQ from the coding sequence ATGAAGCACGCGATACCCCAGCGGTATGCGATACCGCATCGATACGCCACACGGCCCGGACTGTACTTCACCGACGACGGTGGCGCCGATGCCGTCGTGCGGTCGGAGACAGCCGATCAGGTATGGCTGTGCGTCTACGAGCCGGTCGACCGGCCAACCGCATTCTTCACCGACGCGGTCCGGATCTTCGAGGATTCCCCGTCGCCGTTCATCAATGAGATCCACGCGCATCCGGTCTGCACGCGCATCATCGAGTCCCTGTACCTGCGCGAGACCCTGTTCCGCATGGAGGGGCCGAATTACGGCCTGTGGTACGTCCACCTGCCCAAGGCATGGGACGGCATGCGCTACGCCTACCGCGTGGACGGCGCTTGGGACCCGAAGAAGGGCATCCAGTTCAACCCGTACAAGCTGCTGCTCGACCCGTACGGCAAGGGCATCGACGGCAGCATGGAGCTCGACCCGGCGGCGTTCTCCTACCAGTGCGAGCTCGACGGCAACGGCCGGATCGTCGGATCGGCGTTCGGCGCCATGAGCACCATCGACGCGCTCGGCAAGGTGCCGCTGTCGGTCGCGATCGACGACCGCGACGAGACCAAGCACGACGCCGACCCGTCGCACCCCCACGTGCCGTGGAGCAAGACCGTGCTCTACGAGCTGCACGTCAGGGGGTTCACCGCCAACGCGCCTTGGCTGCCCGAGGAGCTGCGCGGCACCTATGCCGGGCTGGCGCATCCGGTCACGCTCGCCTATCTGCAGGGCCTCGGCGTCACGTCGATCGAACTGCTGCCGATCCAGGCCAAGCAGAGCGAATTGTTCCTGCAGGAGCGCGGCCGCACGAACTACTGGGGGTACTCGACCCTCGGATACTTCTCCCCCGAGCCCTCGTACGCCACCGCCGCAGCCCGGAGCAAGGGCGCCCGCGCCGTGCGCGAAGAGGTGATCGATATGGTGCGCGCCCTGCACGAGGCCGGCTTCGAGGTGATCATGGACGTGGTCTACAACCACACCTGCGAAGGCGGCGTGGAGGGGCCGACCGTCTGCTGGCGCGGATTGGACGCGATATCGTACTACCGTCACCAGAAGAACAACGCCGGCCGGTTCGAGGACACGACGGGCTGCGGCAACACCTTCGACTTCACCAACACGCATGTGGTGACCTTCGCCGTGGACTCGCTGCGGTACTGGGCCAAGCGCATCGGCATCGACGGGTTCCGCTTCGATCTGGCCGCATCCCTGGCCCGCCTCGACGGCGATTTCACCAAGCACCATCCCTTCCTGTACGCCCTGCGCTCCGATCTGCTGCTGGGCAACCTCAAGCTCATCATGGAGCCGTGGGATCTGGGGCCCCAAGGGTGGCGCACCGGTGGCTTCGGCCTGCCGTTCAGCGAGTGGAACGACCGGTTCCGCGACGCCACGCGGCAATTCTGGGTCACCGACACGCAACCCGGGGCCCGCAGCGGTTTCGGCATGCAGGAGATGGCCACGCGGCTGTGCGGCTCGGCCGATCTGTTCGCCACCGACCCCGGCCGCGGATGCGTCTCCTCGATCAACTACGTAGCCTGCCATGACGGATTCACGCTCACCGATCTGACCCGGTACGCGTCCAAGCACAACGAGCGCAACGGCGAAAACAACATGGACGGCACCAACATCAACCATTCGGCGAATTTCGGCATCGAGGGGCGCAGCGACGACCCGCGCATCAACCGCAGGCGCGAGCTGGCGGCGATGAACATGTTGGGCACGCTGATGCTGTCGCTGGGCACGCCGATGATGCTGGCCGGCGACGAATTCTGCAATACGCAGTACGGCAACAACAACGCGTACGCGCAGGACAACGACATCACCTGGCTGAACTGGGACTGGCTGTACCAGCCGAAGAAAACGCCGGAGATGCGGCGGCTGGAGATCGTGTCGCGGCTGATCGCGATACGCAAGTCGCTCGACCTGTACCATCACGAGGAATTCTTCACCCGGCTGACGCAGCTCGGCCTGTTCAAGCCGTCGAGCCGCGTGCAATGGTATCTGCCGAACGGCACCACGCCGATGGACCACGACTGGTTCGACACCAGCGTGCGCAGTTTCGTCATGAGGCTGCAGTCGCAGGCCGAGACGGGCATCCTCATCGTGATCAACGGCGTCGACGAGGAGAAGGCCTACCGTCTGCCGTCCGATTGCGAATGGCAGTGCGAATGGACTTCAGGCGTGGTCAACGGCGTGCGCCCCGCCAGGGGAGCCCATGTGGAACGGTTCGATCCGTTGTCCCACGCGGAGGAGGACAACTGGACGAGCGCCGTCGACGACCACAGTCCGATACGCGAGGTGGTCATGCACGTGCAGAACCGCCTGTCCGTGCAGCCCGGACCGAGCGACCCGATCCGCTACGGCGATCCCGGGCACGGCGATCCGGCCCGCGGCCAGCAGCTGAGCTACTCGCACGGCGGGGACGGCGGCGACGCCGACCCGCACGTCAGCACGATCGCGGCCTCGTCCCCGCAGCACTCGCCGCACGACGACAACGCGATCCTCAACATCGCCGACGCCTTGGACGACTCGGAGAACGACGGGACGGACGAATCCAAGGACGCGGTGCCCGACCCGAATCTGTGGGCCGTTCCCGGACTGAGCATCAGCATCATGAAGCAGATCCAGTAG